A stretch of Macadamia integrifolia cultivar HAES 741 chromosome 7, SCU_Mint_v3, whole genome shotgun sequence DNA encodes these proteins:
- the LOC122083553 gene encoding UPF0434 protein Aave_2563 — translation MVKASRAFLKDACTIISKTLSEILVCPLSKQPLRVCEESNSLISDALGVSYPIVDGIPCLVPKDGKLLETGDLSAPDDVADSSVSNNEDGYRGGNPK, via the exons ATGGTGAAAGCAAGTAGAGCCTTTCTTAAGGATGCCTGCACCATCATCAGCAAGACTTTATCAGAGATTCTTGTCTGCCCACTTTCTAAGCAACCCTTGAG AGTGTGCGAGGAATCGAATTCCCTAATCAGTGACGCTCTTGGAGTTTCTTATCCA ATTGTTGATGGAATCCCTTGCCTGGTACCGAAGGATGGAAAGTTGCTTGAGACTGGCGACTTATCTGCACCTGATGATGTTGCTGATTCTTCTGTGTCGAACAATGAAGATGGTTATCGAGGGGGTAACCCTAAGTGA